A portion of the Paenibacillus marchantiae genome contains these proteins:
- a CDS encoding isocitrate lyase/PEP mutase family protein: protein MSTLQKKALMFHQSHTKGNPLVLVNVWDAGSALAIQSAGAAAIATGSWSVAAAHGEQDGEAMPFQLVLDNLARITASVDLPVTIDIEGGYGRLASEVKGNVSQVIHHGAVGINIEDQLPSGAGLYAVEEQCLRLSAAQEAAEQAGIPLFINARTDIFLQNAPERHNHPLLEEALIRSKAYAEAGASGLFVPGLQNQQLIQELCERSSLPVNVMVTSHEPSPKQLAGLGVARVSYGPYPYLQAMEHLKELGQSILSGN from the coding sequence ATGAGTACCCTACAAAAAAAAGCGTTGATGTTCCACCAATCCCATACCAAAGGCAATCCATTGGTTCTGGTCAATGTCTGGGATGCCGGGAGTGCACTCGCCATCCAATCTGCTGGAGCAGCAGCAATCGCTACTGGAAGCTGGTCTGTAGCTGCTGCCCACGGTGAACAAGATGGAGAAGCGATGCCATTCCAGCTGGTACTGGACAATCTGGCCCGGATTACAGCGAGCGTGGATTTGCCTGTTACTATCGATATTGAGGGAGGGTATGGCAGGTTGGCGTCAGAAGTGAAGGGAAATGTGAGCCAAGTGATCCATCACGGTGCGGTAGGAATTAATATTGAGGATCAGCTCCCCTCTGGCGCGGGACTGTACGCTGTGGAGGAGCAATGTCTGAGACTGTCGGCTGCCCAGGAAGCTGCGGAGCAGGCAGGCATTCCGCTGTTCATTAACGCCCGCACAGATATCTTTTTGCAAAATGCACCTGAACGACACAATCACCCTCTCCTGGAAGAAGCACTTATTCGCTCCAAGGCATATGCAGAAGCAGGCGCCAGTGGTCTGTTCGTTCCGGGCTTACAGAATCAACAACTGATTCAGGAATTGTGTGAACGTTCGTCGCTTCCGGTCAACGTGATGGTTACATCCCATGAACCTTCACCGAAACAACTTGCCGGGCTGGGTGTGGCACGCGTAAGTTATGGACCTTATCCTTATCTGCAAGCGATGGAACACCTGAAAGAACTGGGGCAAAGTATTCTATCTGGAAATTAA
- a CDS encoding ATP-binding cassette domain-containing protein, protein MIHIEQMNYSYQKTKTPVLNNVTLHENEPIISAMWGRNGAGKTTLMSLLAGHNRPDAGTIQVMGQDPYNNLAAQENLCYIQENHPLGRNWTIKDMVRFGQYFHPQWNQALAEQLIDIFELPEKKKIVKFSKGMKTAAQMILGLASNARVTILDEPTNGLDAEKRKYFYNALLETYEDNPRLILISSHHIEEIQPLCESLIVLQAGEVLFNQSMEEMREKGVLLTGRIEDINRVTADVKVIESSQMGSTLKVMIDEPYSKTWKDIAHTQGLSIEKATLQDYLVNRTRNQEGIKR, encoded by the coding sequence ATGATTCATATCGAGCAGATGAACTACAGCTATCAGAAAACAAAAACGCCGGTTCTGAACAACGTTACTTTGCATGAAAATGAGCCGATCATCAGTGCAATGTGGGGAAGAAACGGTGCCGGCAAAACAACCCTGATGAGTCTACTCGCAGGCCATAACCGACCTGATGCTGGAACCATTCAAGTGATGGGCCAGGATCCATACAATAACTTGGCTGCGCAGGAGAACCTGTGTTATATCCAGGAGAACCATCCCCTGGGTAGAAATTGGACGATCAAGGACATGGTTCGATTCGGTCAATACTTCCATCCTCAGTGGAATCAGGCTCTTGCCGAGCAACTAATCGACATCTTCGAATTACCAGAGAAGAAGAAGATCGTCAAATTCTCAAAAGGCATGAAGACCGCCGCTCAGATGATATTGGGTCTTGCCAGTAACGCAAGGGTAACGATTCTTGATGAGCCCACCAATGGACTTGATGCTGAGAAACGTAAATATTTCTACAATGCTTTACTGGAGACTTATGAAGATAACCCGCGTCTAATTCTAATATCAAGCCATCATATTGAGGAAATTCAGCCTTTATGTGAGTCCCTTATCGTTCTGCAAGCAGGGGAAGTGTTGTTTAATCAGTCGATGGAAGAGATGCGCGAAAAAGGAGTTCTTCTAACAGGGAGAATAGAAGATATCAATCGAGTCACCGCAGACGTGAAGGTCATAGAATCTTCCCAGATGGGATCGACCTTGAAAGTGATGATTGATGAGCCATACTCGAAAACGTGGAAAGACATCGCTCATACGCAGGGGCTTTCCATTGAGAAGGCGACATTACAGGATTATTTGGTTAACAGGACGCGTAATCAGGAGGGGATTAAGCGATGA
- a CDS encoding GntR family transcriptional regulator — protein sequence MKSNLDESQPIFHQISMMIMDDIVDGRLKVEEQVPSTNELSRFYNINPATARKGLQMLVDKGIIYKQRGVGMFVAKGAREALLVERKQHFYEEYIKPLLEEARRIHMNEDMIIDLIRGKKDKESEL from the coding sequence ATGAAATCGAATTTGGATGAATCTCAGCCCATTTTTCATCAGATATCCATGATGATTATGGATGACATTGTAGACGGCAGATTGAAGGTAGAGGAACAGGTTCCGTCTACCAATGAGCTCTCTCGCTTTTACAATATTAATCCAGCCACGGCACGCAAAGGGCTTCAAATGCTCGTGGACAAAGGTATCATTTACAAACAGCGGGGTGTTGGAATGTTTGTTGCGAAGGGAGCCAGGGAAGCGTTGCTTGTTGAGCGAAAACAGCATTTCTACGAGGAATATATTAAACCTTTACTTGAAGAGGCCAGACGGATTCACATGAATGAGGATATGATTATTGATTTGATTCGCGGCAAGAAGGATAAGGAGAGTGAGTTATGA
- a CDS encoding aspartyl-phosphate phosphatase Spo0E family protein, translating to MSQIEEARQQLHRLQSEYGSLLHPEVIQQSVVLDGLINQYNRAKMKNLIN from the coding sequence ATGTCACAGATCGAAGAAGCCAGACAACAGCTTCACCGCTTGCAGTCGGAATACGGAAGTTTGCTTCATCCTGAAGTCATCCAGCAATCTGTAGTTCTGGACGGTCTTATTAATCAATACAATCGAGCCAAAATGAAAAATTTGATTAATTAG
- a CDS encoding aldo/keto reductase, translated as MRTIKLGSSALEIPVVAVGCMRINSLSSKEAEHFVHSAMEAGANFFDHADIYGNGACEEIFAEAVQMNPQVRENMILQSKCGIRKGMFDFSKEHILNSVDGILQRLKTDYLDVLLLHRPDTLVEPEEVAEAFDQLEREGKVRHFGVSNQNPNQIELLKKYVKQPLVANQLQLSITNTTMIDSGINVNMENDAAVNRDGSILDYCRLHDITIQPWSPFQYGFFEGVFLGSDKFPELNAKIDEIAAKYEVSNTTIAIAWLLRHPAQMQPVTGTMNIQRLQDCIKAGDVHLTRQEWYEIYRAAGNVLP; from the coding sequence TTGAGAACAATTAAACTTGGCAGCAGCGCACTCGAAATACCGGTTGTAGCCGTTGGCTGCATGCGAATTAATTCATTAAGCAGCAAAGAAGCTGAACATTTTGTTCATTCCGCCATGGAAGCAGGCGCGAACTTCTTCGATCATGCTGATATTTATGGAAACGGGGCGTGTGAGGAGATCTTTGCAGAGGCTGTGCAGATGAATCCCCAGGTTCGTGAAAATATGATTCTTCAATCCAAATGCGGTATCCGCAAAGGCATGTTTGATTTCTCCAAAGAGCACATCTTGAATTCGGTGGATGGCATTCTGCAGCGCTTGAAAACCGATTACCTGGATGTTTTGTTGCTGCATCGTCCGGACACCTTGGTTGAACCGGAAGAAGTGGCTGAAGCCTTTGACCAGCTGGAACGCGAAGGCAAAGTGCGTCACTTCGGGGTATCCAACCAGAATCCGAACCAGATCGAACTGTTGAAAAAATACGTTAAACAGCCACTGGTAGCCAACCAGCTGCAGTTGAGTATTACCAATACCACGATGATTGACAGTGGAATCAACGTAAATATGGAGAACGATGCCGCGGTTAACCGTGATGGCAGTATTCTTGATTATTGCCGCCTGCATGATATCACGATTCAACCATGGTCCCCGTTCCAATACGGATTCTTCGAAGGCGTATTCCTGGGCAGCGATAAGTTCCCGGAACTGAATGCGAAGATCGATGAGATTGCTGCAAAATATGAAGTGAGCAACACGACCATCGCAATTGCCTGGTTGCTGCGTCACCCGGCACAAATGCAGCCCGTGACAGGTACAATGAACATCCAGCGTTTGCAGGATTGCATCAAAGCTGGCGATGTTCACCTTACACGCCAAGAGTGGTACGAAATCTATCGTGCAGCTGGCAATGTGCTGCCTTAA
- a CDS encoding diacylglycerol/lipid kinase family protein — MRQAMIISNPSSGKEEAQQYVSQVQEILESQQYEVVVNETAGEGDATNYCLSACKDGCDLVISIGGDGTLHETINGMMDQEHRPRLGVVPLGTVNDFARALNISLDPEEAIRQLRSEQIHRVDLGKINDRLFANVVAAGSLAEALFSVSSEEKSKLGSFAYLKEGLKDLMNTPAKPLTIEYDGKFWEGESPLFLAALTNSVGGFEKLSPEAAVDDGLIHCFVIRSMNVFNTVTLGTSLLFGNLKNHKDVDYFTAKEVHVRSIEAIRTNVDGEEGPSLPIQISVLPRHIEVIVPEEV; from the coding sequence ATGCGCCAAGCCATGATCATTAGTAATCCATCGTCGGGTAAAGAAGAGGCTCAGCAATATGTGTCCCAGGTACAAGAAATTCTTGAATCACAGCAGTATGAAGTGGTGGTCAATGAGACGGCTGGTGAGGGCGATGCGACCAACTACTGTCTGAGTGCCTGCAAAGATGGCTGTGATCTCGTCATTTCCATCGGAGGGGATGGGACGCTGCATGAGACGATTAACGGCATGATGGATCAGGAGCATCGTCCCAGACTGGGTGTGGTGCCGCTCGGTACGGTAAATGATTTTGCGCGTGCGCTGAATATCTCGCTTGATCCGGAGGAAGCCATTCGGCAGTTACGTTCGGAGCAGATCCATAGGGTGGATCTCGGTAAAATCAATGATCGTCTGTTTGCCAACGTGGTGGCAGCCGGTTCATTGGCAGAGGCGTTGTTTTCGGTATCTTCGGAAGAGAAGTCGAAGCTGGGTTCATTCGCATATTTGAAAGAAGGATTGAAAGATCTGATGAATACACCGGCCAAGCCACTAACTATTGAGTATGACGGGAAGTTTTGGGAAGGGGAGTCTCCACTTTTTCTCGCGGCACTGACCAATTCGGTTGGAGGTTTTGAGAAATTGTCCCCAGAAGCAGCGGTGGATGATGGGTTAATTCATTGTTTTGTGATCCGTAGCATGAATGTCTTTAATACGGTAACACTCGGAACGTCCCTGTTGTTTGGCAATCTGAAGAACCATAAGGATGTTGATTATTTTACAGCAAAAGAAGTTCACGTCCGTTCTATAGAAGCCATTCGCACAAATGTGGATGGGGAGGAAGGGCCTTCTTTGCCCATTCAAATCAGTGTATTGCCTCGGCATATTGAAGTGATAGTCCCGGAAGAAGTATAG
- a CDS encoding leucine-rich repeat domain-containing protein — MRRMTLLFLVFILSLGAAGQAMAYTTADLGEGIIKDPALENGLKLILNKPVDAPLTSSDLEQLNVVDLSNAGIQSLSGLEYATNLTHLRLYGNEIEDLTPLAHLTQLREVDVRNNYITSIDALADLKDLGRLYISNNSISSIEVVRGFTRLHTFHASGNQITSLSALADADDLQWLEISNNAITDLTPLADKRKLKQLNVSNNHIHTLDVLADLPNTLQKLNVAGNEISDLMPLKHMTRLQTLDFSGNQVQHLAPLEDLVGLKELNAESNQIYDLEPLRQLSKLEVLKLSNNRVWNLSPIAGFTFTRNSSANTNTITDISASTSLSSGTQTSVSEPEPAGLTVQNNYLDVANGSDTMQLLNQMNVREQKRTPQGNFQRLIEGSTTAYVGDRAYALEAAPFIDEGRTYVPLRFVSEQLNASVNWNPDTQEVQIAQNDTTIHWTVGNKQVVVDDTLAINDAPLLMKDGKAFVPVRFISEQFNTTVAYIGSSKTILIFENKAQDENVQP; from the coding sequence ATGAGAAGAATGACTCTACTATTTCTAGTCTTCATCCTGAGTCTTGGGGCGGCTGGGCAAGCGATGGCCTATACTACGGCAGACTTGGGCGAAGGAATCATCAAAGATCCTGCACTGGAGAACGGACTGAAGCTGATCCTGAACAAACCGGTAGATGCCCCTCTAACCTCCTCCGATCTGGAGCAGCTGAACGTGGTGGATCTAAGCAATGCAGGCATTCAAAGCCTGTCCGGTCTGGAATACGCCACGAATCTGACCCACCTCCGGTTATATGGCAATGAGATTGAAGACCTAACACCGCTTGCGCATCTGACTCAGCTTCGCGAGGTTGACGTCCGCAATAATTACATTACATCGATTGATGCACTGGCTGATTTGAAAGACCTGGGACGGCTGTATATCAGCAACAATTCCATTTCTTCCATAGAAGTTGTACGTGGATTCACCCGATTACATACGTTTCACGCCAGCGGTAACCAGATTACTAGTCTCTCCGCACTGGCGGATGCAGATGATCTTCAATGGCTTGAAATCTCGAATAATGCGATAACGGACCTGACACCACTGGCGGATAAAAGAAAACTGAAACAGCTCAATGTGTCCAACAACCACATTCATACACTGGATGTACTGGCTGATCTGCCGAATACACTTCAGAAGCTGAATGTGGCAGGCAACGAGATCTCCGATCTGATGCCCTTGAAGCATATGACACGCCTGCAGACGCTGGACTTCTCCGGGAATCAGGTTCAGCATCTGGCACCCTTGGAAGACCTGGTAGGGTTGAAAGAACTGAATGCGGAGTCCAATCAGATCTATGATCTGGAGCCGTTACGCCAGCTATCCAAGCTGGAAGTACTGAAACTGTCCAATAACCGGGTGTGGAATCTGTCACCGATTGCCGGTTTTACTTTTACAAGAAACAGCTCTGCAAATACAAATACGATAACGGATATCTCGGCTTCCACTTCCTTATCCTCCGGTACGCAGACCTCGGTCTCTGAACCGGAACCTGCCGGACTTACGGTGCAAAATAATTATCTGGATGTTGCGAACGGTAGTGACACGATGCAGCTTCTAAACCAAATGAATGTGCGGGAGCAGAAGCGTACTCCACAGGGTAATTTCCAGCGGCTTATTGAAGGCTCTACCACGGCCTATGTCGGGGATCGTGCTTACGCACTGGAGGCTGCACCTTTTATCGATGAGGGACGGACCTATGTACCACTCCGTTTTGTCTCCGAGCAGTTGAATGCCAGCGTGAACTGGAATCCGGATACACAGGAGGTTCAGATTGCGCAGAATGATACAACGATTCATTGGACGGTGGGCAACAAGCAGGTGGTTGTGGACGATACGCTTGCTATAAATGATGCACCCCTGTTGATGAAGGATGGAAAGGCGTTTGTCCCGGTACGTTTTATTTCGGAGCAATTCAATACGACGGTTGCGTATATCGGAAGCAGCAAAACGATTCTGATCTTCGAAAACAAAGCGCAGGACGAAAATGTACAACCTTAA
- a CDS encoding AraC family transcriptional regulator has protein sequence MIIPEPYRSYLSPESRWLPATDWNVKLFGAHMQKVKRGWQVPLESHLAFELILILEGSQTTILENIRYELLAGDILLIPPGCKHTNECNQEQGLTYFIAHFNVDEVLFRQEMSRHVQMLFPCGGEDNQRLTEVMMKWVELLQHKEEYTTSDLFRMQAGLLEILAILAEQSSSRSQEAVSPTVAHYATLIAEAIKSRFNTGNIQREGLGDKEIRIEEIAASLQISPGYALETFQKVYGISPRRYLSELKLHEAKQLIHQPDLNLTRVATMLGYSSLAHFSRQFRRWTGMSPSEYRQTLGSIRFFD, from the coding sequence ATGATCATTCCTGAACCATACCGTTCTTATCTATCTCCGGAGAGCCGATGGCTGCCTGCGACGGACTGGAACGTCAAGCTGTTTGGTGCTCACATGCAGAAGGTAAAGCGAGGCTGGCAAGTGCCGCTGGAATCGCATTTGGCCTTTGAATTGATACTGATTCTGGAAGGATCGCAGACGACGATACTGGAGAACATCCGTTATGAACTCCTAGCAGGAGATATATTGCTTATCCCGCCTGGATGCAAACATACCAATGAATGTAATCAGGAGCAGGGGCTGACCTACTTTATTGCCCATTTCAATGTAGATGAGGTTCTGTTTCGCCAGGAGATGAGTAGACATGTGCAGATGTTGTTCCCATGTGGCGGCGAGGATAATCAGCGATTAACGGAAGTCATGATGAAATGGGTGGAGCTGCTTCAGCACAAAGAAGAATATACAACATCAGATCTGTTCCGTATGCAGGCTGGTTTGCTGGAGATTTTGGCGATATTGGCAGAGCAAAGCTCCTCCCGTTCCCAAGAAGCCGTATCGCCTACTGTGGCGCACTATGCAACACTGATTGCCGAGGCAATCAAAAGCCGCTTCAATACCGGGAATATCCAGCGGGAAGGGCTGGGAGATAAGGAGATTCGGATTGAAGAGATTGCGGCCTCGCTTCAAATCAGCCCTGGATATGCTCTGGAGACGTTTCAGAAAGTATACGGCATCTCTCCGCGCAGATATTTGTCCGAACTGAAGCTCCACGAGGCCAAGCAGCTGATACACCAGCCTGATCTTAACCTCACTCGCGTTGCCACCATGCTCGGATATTCCAGTCTTGCGCACTTCAGTCGGCAGTTCAGGCGATGGACTGGCATGAGTCCCAGTGAATACAGGCAGACCCTGGGCAGCATCCGTTTTTTCGATTAA
- a CDS encoding endo-1,4-beta-xylanase — translation MFKSKWFKTVGSLALVGVLATSVAVGSVSAGLAKGSKFLGNIIASSVPSNFSPYWNQVTPENSTKWGAVEATRNNMNWSQADIAYNYANNNGFPFKFHTLVWGSQEPGWISGLSAADQKAEVIQWIKAAGQRYSKSAFVDVVNEPLHAKPSYRNAIGGDGATGWDWVIWSFEQARQAFPNAKLLLNEYGIIGDPNAADQYVQIINILKSRGLIDGIGIQCHYFNMDNVSVSTMNTVLNKLAATGLPIYVSELDITGDDNTQLQRYQQKFPVLWQHSAVKGVTLWGFNQGQTWVSGSHLVNTNGTERPALQWLRNYLANNP, via the coding sequence ATGTTCAAGTCCAAATGGTTTAAGACTGTAGGTTCACTGGCATTGGTTGGTGTGCTCGCTACCTCAGTCGCGGTTGGCAGTGTGAGTGCAGGTTTGGCCAAAGGTAGCAAGTTTTTGGGCAATATCATTGCAAGCAGTGTTCCCTCCAATTTCAGTCCCTATTGGAATCAGGTAACGCCGGAGAATTCAACAAAATGGGGAGCAGTCGAAGCCACGCGTAACAATATGAACTGGTCTCAGGCAGATATTGCCTACAATTATGCCAACAACAATGGATTTCCGTTCAAGTTTCACACGCTTGTCTGGGGAAGTCAGGAGCCAGGTTGGATTAGTGGACTTTCCGCTGCAGATCAGAAAGCTGAAGTAATCCAGTGGATCAAGGCAGCAGGTCAGAGATATTCCAAATCCGCGTTTGTCGATGTAGTTAACGAACCATTACATGCCAAACCTTCCTATCGTAACGCCATAGGCGGGGATGGAGCGACAGGGTGGGACTGGGTTATTTGGTCTTTTGAGCAAGCAAGACAAGCTTTCCCGAACGCCAAACTCCTGCTGAACGAATATGGGATTATTGGCGATCCGAATGCAGCTGATCAATACGTTCAGATCATCAATATCTTGAAGAGCAGAGGCCTGATTGATGGCATCGGCATCCAGTGTCATTACTTTAATATGGATAACGTTTCTGTCAGCACAATGAATACCGTATTGAACAAACTGGCCGCAACCGGATTGCCAATCTATGTATCCGAACTGGATATAACCGGCGATGATAACACACAGCTGCAGCGCTACCAGCAGAAATTCCCTGTCCTCTGGCAGCATTCGGCCGTTAAAGGTGTGACGTTGTGGGGCTTTAATCAAGGTCAGACTTGGGTGAGCGGTTCTCATTTGGTGAATACCAATGGTACAGAGCGTCCAGCGCTGCAATGGCTGAGAAATTATCTTGCGAACAATCCTTAA
- a CDS encoding MFS transporter: protein MKSKSQQVNPLLILILALGVFAIITTEVGIIGVLPLITQKINITAAQAGWLVSIFALVVAVSGPFLTLLVSGINRKTILLTAVLLFAISNVVYAYTTRFDMMLIFRIIPAIFHPVFFSVALVTGAKLVPPEKSSQAVAKVFTGITAGFAFGVPLTSYLAERFSLEAAFWFGAVVSIIAFIGIWIWLPSMPVQEKMSYGKQIGILRKPALWLNIATVIFIFAAMFSVYSYFAEYLGQVTQMGGSWISVMLLAFGVIMIAGNLVFGQLLHRNIPRTVLLFPVLYMAAYLLVFYAGTYFTPMIIMVFVWGAIHSGGLIVSQTWLTTESHEAPEFGNSLFVSFSNLGITLGTSIGGWFIAQLGIHQVIWSGIIFGLLALVSIVVKIKFFTSRSGNSIETV, encoded by the coding sequence ATGAAATCGAAATCACAACAGGTTAATCCGTTACTCATCCTCATTCTGGCGCTCGGTGTATTCGCCATCATTACTACAGAAGTCGGCATTATCGGAGTACTGCCCCTGATCACGCAGAAAATCAACATCACCGCTGCACAGGCCGGATGGCTGGTAAGTATTTTCGCTCTCGTCGTTGCCGTGTCTGGCCCTTTCCTGACTTTGCTCGTATCTGGTATCAATCGTAAAACCATTTTGTTAACTGCCGTGCTATTGTTCGCCATTTCCAACGTAGTATATGCCTACACAACCCGATTCGACATGATGCTAATCTTTCGGATTATCCCGGCCATTTTCCATCCAGTCTTCTTCTCCGTTGCTCTCGTCACGGGTGCCAAGCTGGTCCCACCGGAAAAAAGCAGTCAGGCCGTTGCCAAAGTCTTTACCGGAATCACTGCCGGCTTTGCATTTGGCGTGCCCCTAACTTCCTATCTTGCGGAACGATTCTCGTTGGAGGCTGCGTTTTGGTTCGGAGCGGTTGTCAGTATCATTGCTTTCATCGGTATATGGATATGGTTGCCCTCGATGCCTGTGCAAGAGAAGATGTCTTATGGCAAACAGATCGGCATTTTGCGTAAACCTGCGCTGTGGCTAAATATTGCTACTGTCATTTTTATTTTTGCAGCGATGTTCTCCGTATATAGTTATTTCGCCGAATATCTGGGGCAAGTCACCCAAATGGGCGGTTCATGGATTAGTGTGATGCTCTTGGCCTTTGGTGTTATTATGATTGCCGGCAATTTGGTATTCGGACAGCTTCTGCATCGGAATATTCCGAGGACCGTTCTCCTCTTCCCGGTGCTATACATGGCGGCTTATTTACTCGTTTTCTATGCAGGTACCTACTTCACTCCGATGATTATCATGGTGTTCGTCTGGGGTGCGATTCACTCTGGCGGTCTGATTGTCAGCCAAACTTGGCTTACGACGGAATCTCATGAAGCGCCGGAATTCGGAAACAGCCTCTTTGTCTCTTTCTCTAATCTGGGGATTACCCTCGGTACCTCCATTGGTGGCTGGTTCATTGCCCAACTCGGCATCCATCAGGTCATCTGGAGCGGAATCATCTTTGGTTTGCTTGCTTTGGTATCCATCGTTGTCAAAATAAAATTTTTCACCTCTCGTAGTGGTAATTCAATTGAGACGGTATAA
- a CDS encoding helix-turn-helix domain-containing protein, with the protein MMILIDNGYQKKGELAVDLTHLKTRYVVPDIYYELHGLALQHLSHKDGIPRQTLNTDLMIVVEEGEGLLICDGKINELQYGVPLVINAGHTVEIRMNEEALLSVWLIAFTLHDPERQMSPSLIETRETDTAGFRSIVQRIRAIENRRMAQDRKQRVGIHTQFQRLMSMVLKDTPEHEGEVSSEHTRANISEIITQLKGRYNEEITVDELADQARISKRRFTHWFRQLTGTNLSDYMTTLRMEHAKQLLLRGERMKEVAAMVGYRDEYYFNRRFKQMEGISPGQFILNHRKSSSNICVMSCLGHLLALGIRPAAVAKNLANEHYLSKLSTSFHKVNSVPLDPQEISYLQPEMILVGNQEEYDTLSPIAPTYIFSQNDDKPFVLLQKLGEVFGKGFEAEKVMKQYERKAQRLRSRLKGMIQSTDTFSVMEIRDDSIYVFGNYWCRGAYNLYDGLGLQAPERIQKELIDRQAYLMISEEQVASYVGDHLFLTVLDSERYQHMSSSIWWQEMPAVRQNQVYMTEYTEFAVTDPISMPYQLDAQMKLILERKMLHS; encoded by the coding sequence ATGATGATTCTAATTGATAATGGTTATCAGAAAAAAGGAGAGCTAGCTGTGGATCTGACTCATCTCAAAACCCGGTACGTTGTTCCCGACATTTATTACGAACTTCACGGGTTGGCTCTACAACATCTATCGCATAAAGATGGCATTCCACGACAAACGCTAAACACCGACCTCATGATTGTGGTCGAGGAGGGGGAAGGTCTGCTCATTTGCGATGGTAAGATAAATGAACTGCAATATGGGGTGCCCCTGGTCATCAATGCGGGACACACTGTAGAGATTCGGATGAATGAAGAGGCGTTGTTATCCGTGTGGTTAATCGCATTTACATTGCATGATCCTGAGCGCCAAATGTCCCCTTCCCTTATAGAGACGCGCGAAACGGATACGGCCGGATTTCGATCCATAGTGCAGCGAATCCGGGCCATTGAAAACCGCCGTATGGCGCAGGATCGCAAACAACGAGTCGGCATTCACACCCAGTTTCAGAGATTGATGAGCATGGTACTGAAAGATACCCCTGAGCACGAAGGAGAAGTCTCCAGTGAGCATACAAGAGCGAACATATCCGAGATCATTACGCAGCTAAAAGGCCGTTACAACGAGGAAATTACCGTGGATGAGTTGGCAGATCAGGCCAGGATTAGCAAGCGGAGGTTTACCCATTGGTTCAGGCAGCTGACAGGAACGAATCTGTCGGATTATATGACAACTCTGCGGATGGAACATGCCAAACAACTGCTATTACGCGGGGAGCGTATGAAGGAGGTGGCCGCTATGGTGGGATATCGGGATGAATACTATTTCAATCGTCGATTTAAACAGATGGAAGGAATCTCACCGGGCCAGTTCATTCTTAACCATCGGAAAAGTTCATCTAACATCTGTGTGATGAGTTGCCTCGGTCATCTGCTTGCCCTTGGGATCCGCCCAGCAGCGGTTGCCAAAAATCTAGCCAATGAGCATTACCTAAGCAAGTTGAGTACGAGTTTCCATAAGGTCAACAGCGTACCGCTGGACCCGCAGGAAATTTCCTATTTGCAGCCAGAGATGATTCTGGTTGGAAATCAGGAGGAGTACGATACGTTGTCGCCAATAGCGCCGACATATATTTTTTCACAGAACGACGACAAGCCATTCGTATTGTTACAGAAACTTGGTGAGGTCTTTGGTAAGGGGTTTGAAGCGGAGAAGGTAATGAAGCAATATGAGCGCAAGGCACAGCGCCTGAGATCGCGGTTGAAAGGTATGATTCAGAGTACGGATACGTTCTCTGTGATGGAAATACGCGATGACTCAATCTATGTGTTCGGGAATTACTGGTGCAGAGGAGCCTACAATCTGTATGATGGCCTTGGACTCCAGGCACCTGAACGTATACAGAAGGAATTAATAGACCGTCAGGCTTATCTCATGATCTCAGAGGAGCAAGTTGCATCCTATGTAGGAGACCACTTGTTCCTGACGGTACTGGATTCGGAGCGGTATCAACATATGTCCAGCAGCATCTGGTGGCAGGAAATGCCTGCAGTGAGGCAAAACCAGGTGTATATGACGGAGTATACGGAATTCGCAGTTACTGATCCCATATCTATGCCTTACCAACTGGATGCCCAGATGAAGTTAATACTTGAACGTAAAATGCTCCATTCCTGA